In the Deltaproteobacteria bacterium genome, one interval contains:
- a CDS encoding FtsX-like permease family protein — MLLQKSLQCYGREALTHIFSSKSMSVTTFIAKRYMQAGRDNRFFSWISVLTIAGVAIGVAAMIVVWSVINGFESELRRRFLEANAHIMAYRFPHGISNGDHWIEDINKDFKNVVTGVSLFVHYETMARKDSILHGVLVRGTDPKMRESVQSLAPITRPKGAIDILQQEISDAATGKAPPELPSVIIGSGLLSLLSAKVGDTIELVEPTKESLAAMKPFKVVGVYDSGLKHYDNKLVLMSLPTAQRFFNMGKKVTGLEIGLEKPWDSPKIAEQMSAKYTLSIKEWQSFNRPLFEAMQMERVVILLITGLIAGVAGFNILTTIFVAVSQRQRDISILKALGATNRQVLTLFIKQGVYIGIIGGLIGMVLAMAISAILERYQFVD, encoded by the coding sequence ATGCTTCTGCAAAAAAGCCTGCAGTGCTATGGTAGGGAGGCACTGACACATATTTTTTCGAGTAAAAGCATGTCTGTTACCACTTTCATTGCCAAACGTTACATGCAGGCGGGACGTGATAACCGTTTCTTCTCCTGGATCTCAGTGCTGACCATAGCCGGAGTGGCCATCGGCGTGGCAGCCATGATTGTGGTTTGGTCGGTCATTAACGGCTTCGAGAGTGAACTAAGGCGGCGTTTTCTTGAGGCCAATGCACACATCATGGCCTACCGCTTTCCTCACGGGATATCCAACGGTGATCATTGGATCGAGGATATCAACAAAGACTTTAAGAATGTGGTGACTGGGGTCTCGCTGTTTGTGCATTACGAGACGATGGCACGCAAAGATTCTATTCTTCACGGTGTCCTTGTCCGTGGCACCGATCCTAAGATGCGCGAGAGCGTCCAGAGTTTGGCACCGATTACAAGACCTAAAGGGGCGATAGACATCCTGCAGCAGGAGATCTCTGACGCAGCCACTGGCAAGGCTCCACCTGAGCTGCCCAGCGTCATCATTGGGTCTGGATTGCTGTCGCTACTCTCGGCCAAGGTCGGTGACACCATCGAGCTAGTTGAGCCGACTAAGGAGAGTTTGGCCGCGATGAAGCCGTTTAAGGTCGTCGGGGTGTACGATTCTGGACTTAAGCACTACGACAATAAGCTAGTGTTGATGAGCCTGCCGACCGCACAACGGTTCTTTAACATGGGCAAGAAGGTGACCGGACTTGAGATCGGCCTCGAAAAGCCGTGGGACAGCCCAAAGATCGCTGAGCAGATGAGTGCCAAGTACACACTGTCCATTAAGGAGTGGCAGTCGTTTAACCGTCCGCTGTTTGAGGCTATGCAGATGGAGCGGGTGGTGATTCTCCTCATTACCGGTTTGATCGCTGGCGTCGCCGGGTTCAACATCTTGACGACAATCTTCGTGGCCGTAAGTCAGAGGCAGCGTGATATTTCAATTCTTAAAGCCCTTGGCGCCACCAATCGCCAAGTGTTGACGC
- a CDS encoding DUF393 domain-containing protein encodes MSEALPHVLVFFDGDCVTCHRAVMFLMRRRARQRFRFVSLHLLAGTSWEQAIKQQLDLDLTSSIVVAKDGQLMARSAAVFCLIGELGWPWRLLLVGRIVPRFLRDGIYDAFAKVRYRVFGKAPLATFCEPLPPELRQLVLTEVPRAISLQ; translated from the coding sequence ATGAGCGAAGCTTTGCCACACGTTTTAGTATTTTTTGATGGTGACTGCGTGACCTGTCACCGTGCGGTCATGTTTCTCATGAGGCGCCGGGCGCGGCAGCGATTTCGCTTTGTGTCTTTACACCTACTGGCCGGGACGTCTTGGGAGCAGGCCATCAAGCAGCAGCTGGACTTGGATCTTACCTCGAGCATCGTCGTAGCTAAAGATGGCCAATTGATGGCCAGGTCGGCAGCGGTATTTTGCTTGATTGGTGAACTTGGTTGGCCGTGGCGCCTATTGCTAGTTGGGCGGATCGTGCCTCGGTTTTTGCGTGACGGAATTTATGATGCCTTTGCCAAAGTCCGTTACCGCGTCTTCGGCAAAGCGCCGTTAGCTACTTTTTGCGAGCCACTGCCGCCGGAGCTACGGCAGCTGGTGTTGACCGAGGTGCCAAGGGCAATAAGTTTGCAGTAA
- a CDS encoding 2-dehydropantoate 2-reductase — MFVNILVFGAGAVGITFGTALVVAGDAVTMLARGAIADELRSQGMGFGGVVGSHHIDPHKFKVADGLAAALTESYDMILCCTKVANLTSWQDDILTLARANPKAMLVFMQNGWGINAHFAHEIAPERMANAGVQLGITRASLTRVHINSAGDPSDIGRIGFTSNHVVLDQLISHINVGGISCQFAPDIGSALWKKMLYNCTTNAPSALLNVANGGLGGTDGRALMGLIVGEIYGVIHALGYHPPVASPGAFADLMINEMIPLTADHISSMLQDRRQGRPTEIEFLNGAVVKVAESFGLPCFANKTIYHLVRMMQGNV; from the coding sequence ATCTTCGTGAACATACTTGTATTCGGTGCTGGGGCAGTTGGTATCACCTTTGGCACCGCCCTGGTTGTGGCCGGCGATGCCGTAACGATGTTAGCGCGCGGTGCAATCGCTGATGAGCTTCGGTCTCAAGGTATGGGCTTCGGCGGTGTCGTCGGTAGTCACCATATTGATCCCCACAAATTTAAGGTAGCTGACGGACTAGCCGCTGCCTTGACTGAATCGTACGACATGATCCTCTGCTGTACCAAAGTAGCCAACTTGACGTCTTGGCAAGACGATATTCTGACTCTGGCCCGCGCTAATCCGAAGGCTATGCTAGTGTTTATGCAAAACGGCTGGGGGATAAATGCGCATTTTGCTCATGAAATAGCCCCTGAGCGTATGGCTAATGCCGGTGTCCAGCTGGGAATCACACGCGCTAGCTTGACTCGTGTCCACATTAACTCAGCTGGAGACCCAAGCGACATCGGGCGGATCGGTTTTACCAGTAACCATGTCGTGCTTGATCAGCTGATTAGTCATATCAACGTGGGCGGCATATCCTGCCAATTTGCACCTGATATCGGTTCCGCGCTTTGGAAGAAGATGCTTTACAATTGTACGACCAACGCACCATCCGCGTTGCTCAATGTTGCTAATGGCGGCCTAGGTGGGACGGACGGCCGCGCTTTAATGGGGCTCATAGTAGGCGAGATTTATGGCGTCATTCACGCACTAGGTTATCACCCACCGGTCGCTTCACCGGGTGCTTTTGCTGATCTCATGATTAACGAGATGATCCCGTTAACCGCCGATCACATCTCTTCGATGTTACAGGATCGGCGACAGGGGAGACCTACTGAGATTGAGTTTCTAAACGGGGCCGTTGTCAAAGTTGCGGAGTCTTTCGGATTGCCCTGTTTCGCCAACAAGACGATTTATCACCTCGTAAGAATGATGCAGGGCAATGTGTAG